CCAAAGGCACCTCCTGGTTAGATACGGCCGGGGATGCAGATGAGGGGGGGCTTACAGTGCTACTTTCAGCTTTTAATTCGGGCTTCACTACCAGTGTACTTTTTGTCTGCTCCTCTTCCGTTTGTGGCTGTGGTGCCTCCTCAGAGCTGCCAATGTCATTCCCTGACTCCTTCCCTACCAAATCCtcaacctcctcctcctcctcctcctccatctctACATCCCCAGCCTCCTTTGGCATCACAGCCTCGGCTTCCCCGATTTTAGGCACATCTGCTGGCCAGGGACCCGCCGATCCAGACGGCTCTGGGAACACTTTGCTGTAGAACTCCTCCACCTGGGTCTTGGACAGTTCCAAGGAGTCCGGGTTCTCCAAGATGCTCAAGCTGTCCTGCGTCTTTTGCCTGACTCTCTCGGACTGGGTCAGAGTGGGCGTGGCAGCGCTGTACTCATCCAACCCCAGCAAGTCGCTGCCGGGGACCTCCATGCTGGTGGGCATGGTCAGCAAGTCGTTCCTCAAAGCCTCGTCTGCAAGCTGGAAGGGGTTTAGAGACCCTGGAAGCTCACTGGGATCCATAGTTTAGCAGCAAATCCACTGCATGGAGAAACAAAAACCAAGATAAAATAGGATGAACTGATATAGCTAAGACAAACGTTTGTTTCTTTCCCTCTTCTAAAATCATAGATTTGTGGCTTCTGTTATCAGCTTTGTATAGTTTTAACTTAATTGCTGAGTCGGAAGAGTATGTGCTGTACTGCAAATATTTCACAACAGGCATACATTGGTTTTGAAGATATAACCGTTTGATAGTATATTACTACCACAAATAAATAACCAAAAACACTACTTAGGTAATTAACTGGGCGTCGCCTATGGTATAACTTGCAACTAACTGTCATCCAAGGTAAACCTACTATAAAGCGTTCTATCCATTAACCCTCTAAATCCTGTTCACATACATCATGCACGCCAGCGCTACATGGGGAAAGGCCATGCGATACGACAGACGGGTCCTAATATTAATTTATGACAAAAATGCCATACACATTTTTGAACTAATAACTGACAAGCTCCGTGCATGAAGATCATTCTTCACTAATTTTGACTCTCATAAGTACAACGATAGCAAGTCGAATTATCCACATTACCATGACAAGTTAACACCGATACCATAACCTgaggttttttattattattattttaataaaatataaaacgtGCAAATCTGGAATTTAGGAACCAGGCCCCCATGAAGGAGcggttttatttgtatatttgtatatatccTTTCACAACCTGGCCTGTATATATCAAATACCTTAAAGAAATACACAGTTCGGTGAAAATGTGAGGTCCCGgtatctggtatttttgaatgCCTACCGGTATTCCAAATGGGTGGCAGTAAACAGTAGACATTTTGGAactccatttttatttttgttctagaAATTCGGCACCCGGCGCAAGTTTTATACTTTTGTAACACTGGCCCCTCGCCGTCGGCTGATGAGCCTCACCTGCAAATGCTTTACCTGGATCGTGTCGAGATTCCTATCCCACAAAGTGACATTAATTTTTCAGTGCTCGTCCAAATGAACGTGGAAAACGGGTGCCTGTGACTTTAAAGCCGAGCATATTTTGCAGCAGTAACCGTTCTGGTGCAAACAGGCAAGGCCTGCCATCCGATTGGCCCGCGCTGGGGCTGCTGAGAAGGAAGCCTCGCGAGATCTCGCTGTTCCCATCGACGAGACTCGATTTGAGACGGCGAGAGGCAAACCGCGGACTGGATTCTCGCCGTTTTTTAATGGGAGCGACAAGAAACTATCTTCTGTAAGAGGAAGGCTTGACTGCAGTGAAGCGCTCGTAAAActcgaaaagaaaagaaaaaaaacaacaacatccacACATTTACGCGTCTCCACACTGCCATATCTATCACCCCGCCAGTTGTCATTTTGCACGCCAGTCGTGCAAAGTtgtaataacacacacacccccacggCTACACGTATGTGTTACAACACATTTTCCCTGTGCAACATGTGATCTCATGATATACCACTTTACAATCATGACGTGCCTGTGTGTATGCCAAAACAGATGGTATTAACTGTTTAACTGCTACCTCTGCGATACAGGCTACAGCTTGAGAGGTCTCTATTAAAAATGCATTCTactaaaaaaaacgaaaaacactttaaaatgaaaacatatctAGCGTTTGTACATATGCGTTTACGGTGTGACATGGCACGGTGTACtaaagaaaatgaatacaaaaaaaagacaatactGAAAATGCAAACTGTGAGTTTTCGCACTGACCTTCTGCAACGCTTAACGCAGCAGTGTTTCATTGCATCGTTTAAAGCTGATCTTAATAAATAAACGACAAGCTTTTTTTACCACACTTTGCACAAAGTCCGCCATTATTATCGTAGGCACTCCGCAAGATCAAAAAATGCTACTGTGCcatttttcagaagaaaaaaaaagatgaataatGCCAGCTTGTAATAGAGACCGTGCTTTGACCAAAAAATCTAACTCGCGTGCAAATGATAAACACTTAAAATTATCCTGTTATAGAAATAATTCATACGCCACTCACGAAAAACACCCACCAGCTCCAGATCCTGTGTCGTTCCTCAATTTCCAACTACCACCTCCAGCGAAGCTGTTACAGCCAGTGCCGgctaaacacacacagagagagggtgAGTGATAGTGTGTGCGCGTAAACACTGCAAGGCAGCCGTGATAATTGTGTTCGGCGTGTCTTTGCTCTCCTCACAAACCCTTAGACCCGCATAATGCAAACAATATGGAAATTGATTGTCTGAAGCGCCTGATGATGGCAGTTATTTAATATATACGTTCTTCCAGGTTGCATGATGTTGCTACACATTGGAACATCATTACTCCGCAgcagcaaaacacaaaatagggCTGGTTGTATATGTCTTGGTGGTGTTGTGACAAACATGCATGGTAACACAAACGTTTGGATTACCCAGATGTGCCTTCTGTTCCTTCTACTGCTCCCTCTCCGTGGTTCAACATGAGCTGATGACGGAATAATACAATGTTGTTGTACAGTAGTAACTCAAACATGGGCAGCATCGTGTCCTCATTGACATATCAGTTgacgtctgataagaaataaatcataacaattagTTTTGGGGGAGATCAATGGAGCTACACGAGGATAGGTGATAATAATTAACACATCTTGCTCGTAATTGGAAGGGAGAGACGTTGGTGTTTGCTGTTGCTATGGTATTGAGATCTGGGGAGGAGCCCACCCGTTTTAGCTCTTTTACTAACTCGATAACCCCGATAAAGCAACAGCCGGCAATAGCCTGATATAACTATGGAAGAATTTACAGTATTCTTCAGGAAAGTATAAGCTATGTTGatgaaaaaaatcatatttacctttgctagttttgtaaaagctatatatatatatatatatatatatatatatatatatatatatatatatatatatatattgtaaagttgTGTTATCATTGTACAattattaaaacacaacacactACCGTGCAATTAAACAACTTTTGAATCGAAACCATTGGATCTGCGCAGCCTTTTTTGTCACACTAACTTGAAAATAAATTGACATCAACATCCACTAATcagattcatttaaattattcaaAAGCTTTTGTTGGGCCAATCAAAACTATCAGAGGGACGGTCGCCTTGTCTCTGTTTAAATGACAACATTTAACCCAATCGGTTTGTGCGCTGAGGAAACTGACATTATTAGTATCCAATAAGAGTGACGCATGTGACCACATGTGGCCAATAAGCGCCAGCGAGAGGCGGTACGTTAACTGCACAATGGTTTAGGTGAGCGAAAAAAGGCAATAGGCACGCGCTCCATTCTTCTGTCTTGGTTGCACCGTCGGTCGGTAGTTTGATTTTGAAGCGAATTAAATACAAGTATTTCAACGATTCTGTGTTGTTATACAGTAAGGTAAGTCTGCGGAATCGCTTATTTGTCCATTATAATCTGGTGTTTTATGTAATCTGTCAATATGACGCTCCGGAACaagaaagcatgttttttttggtttgtctgtatttaattttaaacagcGCTAGTCGAGATTGCGAGTACAGTTGGctttatatatatagaaatcTATATGTTACAATCAATAGCGTATTGCCGAATGTAAATATGTTTATTGGAGCATTAACGGTATGATAtgtctttattattaatatttgtattttaagtagGCCAGTGTGTGTTTGAAAAAAGAAGGCGGGGGAGGGGTTCTGTGTTATCAACAATGGAGGCCGTACCCTGAGTGTGGAGAATCGGACTCGGGGaggatttattttaatattccgCTAACTGTATTAAACGCATACACATTGTGTCTTGTGCGAAACCGTGCATTGTAAGTCGGTAGTGCtgcattttgttgttttaaactgcagtgttttCTTTGCCCTGGATCTCCTTTGTTTCAATCAAAAACAGTCCCGAGCATCAAATATGAGGCTAGAGTTAAAAGCATCTCGCATAATTCTATTCCCTTTTAGACCATTTAATGCACAAATACGTTTTGTTATATCTCATGTTTAAGACGTTACCACTGGATTAGTGTTTTTCACATAGATACATGCTGCTATTGGTTGACATTCAGTATTCCCACAGTGTAAAAACATGCTCATGCACCCAGTTTCTGGTCGTGTATAGCAATTGGTTTGAGCTACTTTGTACGATACTTTTATCTGTtgcctgtttttttaattatgtttttttcagaATAGATGCATACTTGACATTTCAGTTTGCCATGTCGTGGTTTGCATGTTGGAGCAAGTATGCACAATATCCAGATCTATCGCCCACCGTTTTGGTGTTTTGTATGAAGTTCAGACTACATGAcgaaaagaaaatgtagaattaAATTTGAAAGGCAATCCAAGTCTTAAATTGCATACGTTAACGTGTTACGCACTCAAGGTACACAAGGATGTGAGCGGTTGtttcaacattttctttttgtaatacattttgagagtgactcaactatcacgaggaaactgaccatGCACCTTGttgcaaatcaaatcaaaattaacatcgtttttatttgtgggacacgtaAGTCCCTTGACCCTTAAAGGGTTAAGTTGCGTGGCTATAAAGACCATTCCGTGATGATGCCTAGAGTATTCCAGCATGATCAATAAATAGtgagatctttaaaaaaaaaaaaagcatgctaaACGTATTCATGGTGCTGTCTCTTTAACCTAAAGATGCAAGGCAGCCGAGGACCCCGACCAGACCAGCAGAACCATGGTCCAAGGAGACAACCACAGCAGCCACCACAACCCCCACTTCAGCATCAAAAGCCAGGAGCCAATCTAAACAGCAACGGGCAGCACGCTGCCAGCAGCGAGAAACAAAATCCAGGTAAAGCAACGCAACGCCGGCCAGCCTTTCAGCGGTGTGTCGATTTGCCTAATCGTTTAATTTTAAACGTTTTTAAGTTCTGCATAAAAATGAATGGGCTCGGAATGCTTCTAATAGTGTATTCTTTAAGTCTGATTAATGGCAATTTACATTTCTACTTTCGGCTATATCCCTTTCAGTGGTCACCTTATttagtttaatatttatttcataacaaGTTCAACTGAATTTTAAGGTGTTCAGTGAAAATGCccataatgtgttttactgtggGGACTATTGCAAGGTGTAGTTAGGTAAGTTGTATTGAGGAGGCTGCTTCCACGTCACTGCTTGATTCCTCGTTGTTGCGCGATGGTGGATAATAGAACTGTTGCTTGATATAAAACCCTGaatcttgtgtttttcttttatttagatCAGGAGTTGACTATTGATCTGCAGAACTTCAGGAAGCCCGGGGAGAAGATGTATACACAGAGGAGTCGTCTGTTTGTTGGTAACCTGCCATCGGGTGTGACTGAGGAAGATGTTGAGAAACTGTTCTCAAAGTATGGGAAACCTTCTGAGATCTTCATCAACAAAGAAAGGAGCTTTGGATTTATAAGACTGGTAAGGAAATAAAATTAGTATTTGTATCCATAGATTCATGAGGTTAAGATGGCTTAGTATTTGTAGGAAACTTTTGATTACATAGCCTTGTTATTGGCGGTTACAAGTGGGAGACATAATGTGTGACAGAGATTGAGACTGGCCCTGGagctgcattttaaatatttggtcTTTTTTAGCTACAGCAAGGCTGTTCTATTAAAACAGCACAATCTAACGCCATACAGTAATCTATATACAACAGTACACGGTGAAACTGTTTCTCTCCTCAATGAAGTTTCCATGTCTCTTTATAGGAAACCAGAACCTTGGCAGAGATTGCTAAAGCAGAGCTTGATGACACCCCTTTCAGAGGCAGACAGCTGCGTGTCCGCTTCGCAACCCACGGAGCTGCCCTTACCGTTAAGAACCTACCTCAGTTTGTATCCAACGAGCTGCTGGAAGAGGCTTTCTCTCTCTTTGGCCAATTGGAAAGGGCCATTGTAATAGTTGATGACCGAGGGAGACCCACTGGAAAAGGCATTGTTGAATTTACAGCAAAGCCTGCAGCACGAAAAGCACTGGAGAGGTGTGCTGATGGAGCATTCTTGTTGACGGCGTAAGTGTGACGTTTTGACTTAACCTAACCCCCTGTGTAAGTAGTGTACATTTATAAAGAGCATGGGTTAAAGGGgtgaaagaaaaggaaataagGAGGAGGGTGCTTAAGTTGAcaacttttcttgttttgtattcttCAGTGACCTTGAATTAAGAATGTGTGCCTTGTATCTTGAtactaaaatgtttgtttattcttgCCGAATGTATTTCAGTTTTCCCAGACCGGTGACAGTAGAACCCATGGACCAGTATGATGAAGATGAGGGCCTGCCTGAAAAAATAGTTAATAAAAACCAACAGTTTCACAAGTGAGTATATAACATTTTACCACCGAGTATAAAACTCTGTAAGAGAAGTGTCAGTAGATGCTGTTGCCTGCTGCCATTGAACTGTGACCCAGTGCAGACAATGTAATTCATAGGGCTtgtctctgtactttgcaatACCCTGGTTTCTACGTGCTAGACTTGCATGCTTACTACTTATTATGGGTAATACTATATTACAGTGATACTCAGGAATGGGCATGTTTCATTAGTAATTTTAGATGTTAAAATAAATCTTTGAACTTTCCAGGGAGCGTGAACAGCCGCCCAGATTTGCTCAGCCTGGATCATTCGAATATGAGTATGCCATGAGATGGAAAGCTCTGATTGATATGGAGAAGCAGCAATATGAACAAGTGGATAGAAACATCAAAGATGCAAAAGAGAAGCTGGAGGCAGAAATGGAGGCTGCACGCCATGAGCACCAGGTCATGATGATGAGGCAAGGTAAGGGTGGCTGGACTCTGTCTTGTGTGTATCGTTTTATACTCTTGACACCAAAGGCACAAAGTAAACTTGCTGTACTCTTCAAATATTGGATTGATTTTCACATGCAATCTTGTTGTGCAGTGCATCAAGGTGTTATAAGTGATGAGCCTTTAGTAACCTCTAGCTCTTCCATTGAATCTGTAGATTTATTAAGGCGTCAAGAAGAACTGAGGAGAATGGAAGAGCTTCACAACCAGGAACTGCAGAAACGCAAGCAGATGGAGCTGAGGCAGGAGGAGGAGCGCCGGAGACGCGAGGAAGACGTGAGAATGCAGCAGGAAGAGCTTATTAGGAGACAGCAAGAAGGCTTCAAGGGAAACTTTAGTGAGAGTGTAAGTGCAGTCGTTCACCTCTGCCTTGGTCGGCTTGTTGGAATTTATTGAGCCAGTCTTTACTTTTTGGAAAGGGTTTTTACTACTATGTGGAAGAGGCCCTCGGTTACTTAAACCTCCAGTCTAGTTACCTGAAATCCTGAGGCATAGAACtgttttattccaatttctaACTCCTTATGTTGCAGTTTTACATGTatctaaagaactgcttcataCCAATGTAATTGAACTTGGCTGGGACATTCCTTAGCTCACGTTATTGAGTATCAATCTGGGGATCCCTGTGTGTCTTCTCTCTACACACGCAGGTCATGGTAGTCTACCTATTTCATGATCATGGTGGCTCCAGTTTTATAACTGGAATAATGCATTACTAGCACGAAGTATGTCCCTGTGGGTGGCTGTTTGAGCTGTGTTTAACTTACATTTTTTCCCTTCCTGTTTTCTAGAGAGAACAGGAGATGAGAATGACCATGGCAGGTATGTGTGTAAGATTTGCTTTAAACATACTATGTACATGACCAATGTTCTCATGTTACTGATGCATGTAACAATTTGTTTAATTCAAGGACAAGGAATGGGAATGACCAGAAATTCAATGGGTGGTAACCCTATGCCTGCTGGACCTGTTGCCATTCAGACTGAAGGAGGATCAATAATGGTAATGTCACGACTTGAGTAAATAGAAGTGCTGTTTGAATAGCTGAACCCTGCTGGTATATTTTAAGTGTGcattggtgcaaaaaaaaaaaacagattaatgCAGTTAACTTTGATTCATTTTGATGTGATGGCTAGGTGGAAAGAAACAATTTATATAATGTATCTTTTTATAAACCCACTGCAGACTGAACTATGTATTCGTAAGGCAGAGTAAACGATGAAataattctttgttttcttttctttccaaTGTGCTGCTGCGTCTCGAATTTCATTCATGTATTCAGCACAATGATCGCTTTTCTATGGGAGGTCCAATGGAAGCACAAGGAAACGCCATGCCTGGTGCTGGTCCGGGAGGATTTCCCAGAGGACCCCAAGGGGCTGACTTTGGCCCAAACAAACGTCGCCGATATTGAAACCTTGTCCACATCTTACTGTAAGGAGTTGCCCATTTAGACTGCCACAGGTATTTGGGTTTTTGTGTTTAATGGATGGAACCTACTGTGCAGCAGTCTGAGCATTTGTGAACTTTTCTAAAATGTCTGtctttttaaggattttttttttttttttttttaatggtaggTAAGCTTTGAAAACTTTAATTGGGTTTTACTCTGGTGCTATCTTTCTATTTGGAAGTATATAACTAGGAGACATACGAGCAGATACATATTTATATACCCAGAGTAGTCTACTTCACAGGTAATGCCGCTTGGACCACAATCTAATTCactttgaggtttttttttttttttgtttttgttttaagaacccttttttatatgttttaaatttgTTCCGAGTgcacaatgtgtgttttttttttttttggtaaagaaACAAATCAAGTGTAAGAATAGTTTAGGTCAACAGATACTTATTCAGAAGTAACATTTTCCCATTTGTTGTACTCTGCCATTCAGAAGTCTGCAAAAAAAATACCTGCTGTTCATTGCGTCTTGaaataataaactgtttaaaCACGTGAGCTTTTATTCTGATTTGTATTCAGTTTTAACACTGCCTGCTGGCTGGAATTCACATCCATTCAGATAACCCTCATTTCAAAGAAATGCTTGGAGGGCTTTGACAGGTTTCAGAGAACTACAGGAGTGATACTTCGTACAGTGTTTTGTAAAATTCTCCAACAGCATGTATGGAACTATCAATATTGTATTTAAACTATATAAATGAAGAACAGAAGACTTGTGGTAAGTAGAGCTCCTCTACATAAAAGATGAGTCTCTTGGTGAATCCTCTTGAGGTTTGCATCGGCGGTATCTCAGAACTGCTCATAGCTGTCTTTGTTGGCCCTTAACCCTATGCAGCAGTAACCACGGGCGGGGGTGTTGTGCTCTGGTACAATGTCCACAGTTCCTGACCCTACTGCTACTGCAGCAGACAGATTTCTTTTTGTCATTACTGCCTCCACAATCTGCCTGTGatttcaaaacataaatacagtTTTACCATTGCATTGACACGTCGTATACTGGATGCCCTATatctagggcttgaagttttcagctttttatttttggatcACATGATGTCCTTTTTCAACTTATTTTGAGCGGATTCTGTTtgctaattaaactcagaaaaagctgttaactTACAAAACATTGTCTCTTGGTTCtgccttcatatcttgactgagccagATTGTTTCGCTTGTGCTTTTATTTTCACTTGTTTCACATCTCCTTGattttaaagggaggtagagatttggaaaataaaacccAGAAACATTCAAGCCCTACTTCTATCCGACGAATAATTATTACTATAGCCCAAGGACACACTTCACCATTTAGGATGGTAAATAACTCCTATCTATGATGGATCTTTAGATTCCAGAGCACCGTGCTGCACTAAAGACCTGATTGCCCTGAAACACATATAACGTACTGTTCTTGAAGTGGAACCCTGAACTCTGATGGAGACTTGTTAAGTGGGTTTGTTCAGTTGTTGCCTATTTGTCCACAATGTGGCTGTGGGGATGAAACGTTCTTACCTTACCGAGTCTTCAACATGCTTGTTCTCCTTGACAGATATTTCCATCCATGTGAAAAAGTTTAAAGAGTTTGCAAAGTCTGCAATTGCCCCTGGCTGTACTGTTCGCTGTGCCAAGTCGCACTGCAAGAACAAGTTAGAAGATGGTTCAGAGGACATAGCTttgattttcattattttttgtaatctgtAAATTATAACTTCCTTTTAAAACCAATTTATAACTACTGTATAGTATCAGATTTAGTTTTGTGCAGTTGTAGTCAACATGTAAGAAGCGTTACTTTAATGGTAGAATCTACTCAACAGAGAAGGTAAAAGTTATATGTTACAGTTTTGAATAGATTGACGGTTGACATCCTTTGGTGCTTAAACCACTTCCAGGAGCAAGATTGCTCTGACTGCATGATTAAATAAAACTTCATGTTACCTTATTTGCTAGAAGAACACAAGGTATTGGATTTCCATCTTTTCCAGGCACCTCTGTGTCTACTGCTTGTTTCAGTGCTTCACAGAATGTAAAGGACTTCTCACTGGTTACATCAAACATCATGATACAAGCATCTGCATCTCTGAAAAAGGCCCTTGTAATTGGTAAACAGTCCTCCTGTCCTAAATGAAAAATATGTATATGAACTACAGTATGGTGTATACAGTATTTTGTTGATTATTAACATTTAtatgttaataaatatttatatttatatgggcagcagtgtggagtagtggttagggctctggactcttgagtggagggttgtgggttcaatccctagtgggggacactgctgctgtacccttgagcaaggtactttacctagattgctccagtaaaaacccaactgtataaatgggtaattgtatggtaaaaaataatgcgatatcttgtaagtcgccctgg
This genomic stretch from Acipenser ruthenus chromosome 16, fAciRut3.2 maternal haplotype, whole genome shotgun sequence harbors:
- the LOC117412392 gene encoding ras-related protein Rab-7L1-like → MPSEQLFKVLVIGGSQVGKTSFVKRCVGGVFTEFYKVTIGVDFAVKTIEWSNEEIVRLQFWDIQGQEDCLPITRAFFRDADACIMMFDVTSEKSFTFCEALKQAVDTEVPGKDGNPIPCVLLANKCDLAQRTVQPGAIADFANSLNFFTWMEISVKENKHVEDSVRQIVEAVMTKRNLSAAVAVGSGTVDIVPEHNTPARGYCCIGLRANKDSYEQF
- the LOC117412390 gene encoding non-POU domain-containing octamer-binding protein-like, whose translation is MQGSRGPRPDQQNHGPRRQPQQPPQPPLQHQKPGANLNSNGQHAASSEKQNPDQELTIDLQNFRKPGEKMYTQRSRLFVGNLPSGVTEEDVEKLFSKYGKPSEIFINKERSFGFIRLETRTLAEIAKAELDDTPFRGRQLRVRFATHGAALTVKNLPQFVSNELLEEAFSLFGQLERAIVIVDDRGRPTGKGIVEFTAKPAARKALERCADGAFLLTAFPRPVTVEPMDQYDEDEGLPEKIVNKNQQFHKEREQPPRFAQPGSFEYEYAMRWKALIDMEKQQYEQVDRNIKDAKEKLEAEMEAARHEHQVMMMRQDLLRRQEELRRMEELHNQELQKRKQMELRQEEERRRREEDVRMQQEELIRRQQEGFKGNFSESREQEMRMTMAGQGMGMTRNSMGGNPMPAGPVAIQTEGGSIMHNDRFSMGGPMEAQGNAMPGAGPGGFPRGPQGADFGPNKRRRY